In Astatotilapia calliptera chromosome 20, fAstCal1.2, whole genome shotgun sequence, one genomic interval encodes:
- the usp19 gene encoding ubiquitin carboxyl-terminal hydrolase 19 isoform X4 — MASSGSSGVAGSEAVGHRGGAQQRGGSSRENGSDLPSSTSKKKQKDRANQESREAKRAAAAAAAAVDGVIAEVKKDVFVDWKQNVNEVTVRLRCGEGVQRIEDINTTFTDTHCNVDFPDGRQWSCQLQEEIEASCSKVQYKEKGGFLHLIMHKKIPFHIWPSLKSNKKKEAVSIETKPDMKPVALESSEKTPHLQPQPPSSPAHSESRRGVSKSCVKRSLKTKLTGEKATTDSAGVKSTAGDGSTTSSKPVTVTKAEQPHQEPSAKRTVVRLPKTSKDAASADLPSVMSTAANGKSTCAHLPAGRSPQTERKSGDNRSETRGSGQKQGAEAAASTLTNRTQLAEKQNQSSDQSGATTHVSVSQPAAPVSTSDCVKPVAFNNEMNSTSPQRLGDRTDSEPAGKPVEQESEQDPLICQQLGDMEVVPVEAMGMPAKQSQPPGVAQTKSSCDDEEKRDQSKEEPLLEMKQLDAPEPMVNLQYVKNDSYEKGTDLMVVNVYLKGICRDTARVIFREQDFTLIFQTSDVSFLRLHSDCGPNTVFKWQVKLRNLIQPELCSYAFTPSRLDITLKKRHSQRWGGLEAQATQVGGAKVAVPSSPACMEKSQPGSSQHNLPAKEEPPRVGEEKPKAPTRVEDGGLDSVAPRTVSEHVAITKPEPTVTMPKPTCMVQPMTHAPPASSERHEEEEEKKVCLPGFTGLVNLGNTCFMNSVIQSLSNTRELRDYFHDRAFEAEINCTNPLGTGGRLAISFAVLLRALWKGTHHAFQPSKLKAIVASKASQFTGYAQHDAQEFMAFLLDGLHEDLNRIQNKPYTETVDSDGRLDEVVAEEAWQRHKMRNDSFIVDLFQGQFKSKLVCPTCSKVSITFDPFLYLPVPLPQKQKVLSVFYFAKEPHKKPIKFLVSVSKESSSTAEVLESISRSVRVKPENLRLAEVGKNRFQRMFLPTHSLDTVSSSDMLFCFEVLSKDLAKERVVLFKVQQKLQVPNIPISKCAACLKPPVSEEDKLKRCTRCYRVGYCNQVCQRTHWPNHKSLCRPNTENVGLPFLVSVPESRLSYSRLVQLLEGYSRFSVNVFQPPFQSGRTSPETSQSRVDLPPVPAGSPDGPGLEDEAVGGSSTVGAGNLELESHASLPESQAEYAQASAIHSGDSESLSSSQTSLSTTRTTDSGFSESLSSASCCFLDPHAEKETSCEKAVRPEAAVAGYQHPCESASGHASQFYIALLDANNKEQRLDEREDALADIPDDATLELVWKNNERLKEYVLVSSKELEYEEDPGSLSETARAGHFTLEQCLNLFTKPEVLAPEEAWYCPKCQQHREASKQLLLWRLPNVLIIQLKRFSFRSFIWRDKINDMVDFPVRNLDLSKFCIGQKDEMQQPPIYDLYAVINHYGGMIGGHYTAYARLPSDKNSQRSDVGWRLFDDSTVTMVDESQVVTRYAYVLFYRRRNSPVERPPRFLRPVGAESPTAAGATASQASSQSLFGTDLDAEGPPTLTPEVPSDLFAHSGECAAPSYGNMEEVD, encoded by the exons aTGTGTTTGTGGACTGGAAGCAGAATGTCAACGAAGTGACTGTCAGGCTGCGCTGTGGCGAGGGGGTGCAGAGGATAGAGGACATAAACAccaccttcacagacacacactgcaaTGTGGATTTCCCAG ATGGACGGCAATGGAGCTGCCAGCTGCAGGAGGAAATCGAGGCCTCATGTAGCAAAGTCCAGTATAAGGAAAAGGGAGGCTTCCTCCATCTCATCATGCACAAAAAGATTCCTTTCCACATCTGGCCTTCTCTAAAG TCAAATAAAAAGAAGGAGGCAGTATCCATAGAGACCAAACCAGACATGAAGCCCGTTGCCTTGGAGTCATCAGAGAAAACTCCACATCTCCAGCCCCAGCCTCCCTCGTCACCTGCACACAGCGAGTCAAGACGCGGTGTTAGCAAATCATGTGTCAAACGCAGCCTGAAAACTAAACTGACGGGTGAAAAGGCCACTACGGACTCTGCAGGTGTTAAAAGCACAGCTGGAGATGgctccaccaccagcagcaaGCCTGTTACCGTCACGAAAGCAGAGCAACCGCATCAGGAACCTAGTGCCAAACGCACAGTTGTACGGCTGCCTAAGACCTCTAAGGACGCTGCATCAGCCGACCTGCCATCTGTGATGTCTACAGCAGCTAACGGGAAATCCACCTGTGCCCACCTGCCCGCTGGTCGGAGCCCACAGACGGAACGGAAAAGTGGAGACAACAGATCTGAGACTCGTGGCAGCGGACAGAAACAGGGAGCAGAAGCAGCTGCTTCCACCCTTACCAACAGAACTCAG ttgGCTGAGAAGCAAAACCAGTCATCAGACCAGTCTGGTGCAACAACACATGTCAGTGTGAGCCAGCCAGCAGCTCCTGTTAGCACCAGTGACTGTGTTAAACCTGTCGCCTTCAACAACGAAATGAATTCGACTTCTCCCCAAAGGCTGGGAGACAGAACAGACTCTGAGCCAGCTGGAAAACCTGTTGAGCAGGAATCAGAGCAGGATCCTCTGATTTGTCAGCAGCTTGGAGATATGGAAGTGGTACCAGTAGAGGCGATGGGAATGCCAGCCAAGCAAAGCCAGCCCCCAGGTGTTGCCCAAACGAAGAGCAGCTGTGACGATGAGGAGAAGCGGGACCAGTCGAAGGAGGAGCCGCTACTGGAAATGAAGCAACTGGATG CCCCAGAGCCCATGGTAAACCTGCAGTATGTGAAGAATGATTCATATGAGAAGGGCACAGACTTGATGGTAGTCAATGTTTACCTGAAGGGGATCTGCAGGGATACAGCCAGAGTCATCTTCAGGGAACAGGACTTCACCCTCATCTTCCAGACAAG TGATGTCAGCTTTCTGCGGCTTCATTCAGATTGTGGACCGAACACAGTCTTCAAGTGGCAAGTCAAACTCAG GAATCTGATCCAGCCTGAGTTGTGCAGCTACGCCTTCACTCCCTCCCGTCTGGACATCACTCTGAAGAAGAGGCACAGCCAACGCTGGGGGGGCCTGGAGGCCCAAGCCACACAAG TGGGTGGCGCTAAGGTCGCTGTGCCCTCCAGCCCTGCCTGCATGGAGAAGAGCCAGCCAGGCAGCAGTCAGCACAACCTCCCAGCCAAGGAGGAGCCTCCGCGGGTTGGGGAAGAAAAACCCAAGGCCCCAACCAGAGTGGAAGATGGGGGTTTGGACTCTGTGGCTCCACGCACAGTCTCTGAGCACGTTGCTATTACCAAGCCAGAGCCTACTGTTACCATG CCTAAGCCTACCTGCATGGTGCAGCCCATGACCCACGCACCTCCGGCCAGCAGCGAGCGccatgaggaagaggaagagaagaaggtGTGCTTGCCTGGTTTTACAGGGTTGGTCAACCTCGGAAACACCTGCTTCATGAACAGCGTCATTCAGTCCCTGTCCAACACCAGAGAACTCAGGGATTACTTTCATG ACCGAGCCTTTGAGGCAGAAATCAACTGCACTAATCCACTGGGAACAGGAGGCAGGCTAGCCATcagctttgctgtgctgctcaggGCTCTTTGGAAAGGAACGCACCACGCCTTCCAGCCCTCAAAACTCAAG GCAATTGTGGCAAGTAAAGCAAGTCAGTTTACTGGTTACGCCCAGCACGATGCCCAGGAGTTCATGGCATTCCTGCTGGACGGACTCCACGAGGACTTGAACCGCATCCAGAACAAACCTTACACAGAAACGGTCGACTCTGACGGGCGGCTAGACGAA GTGGTGGCAGAGGAAGCATGGCAGAGGCACAAGATGCGGAATGACTCCTTTATAGTAGATCTGTTTCAGGGTCAGTTCAAGTCCAAACTGGTGTGTCCCACATGCTCTAAG GTATCTATCACCTTTGACCCCTTCCTCTACCTGCCCGTGCCGTTGCCACAGAAACAAAAGGTGCTCTCAGTTTTCTACTTCGCTAAGGAACCTCATAAAAAACCCATCAAG TTTTTAGTGAGTGTAAGCAAGGAGAGCTCCAGTACTGCTGAAGTCCTGGAATCTATCTCTAGAAGTGTGAGGGTCAAACCCGAGAACCTCAGACTGGCCGAG GTGGGAAAGAACCGCTTCCAGCGAATGTTCCTGCCTACCCACTCCCTGGACACAGTGTCCTCCTCTGACATGTTATTCTGTTTTGAGGTGCTTTCCAAAGACCTGGCCAAAGAGAGAGTGGTATTGTTCAAAGTGCAGCAG AAACTTCAGGTCCCCAATATCCCCATCTCCAAATGTGCTGCCTGCCTGAAGCCTCCGGTGTCTGAAGAAGACAAACTGAAGCGTTGCACTCGCTGCTATCGCGTTGGCTACTGCAATCA AGTGTGTCAGAGAACCCACTGGCCCAACCACAAAAGTCTGTGTCGACCCAACACAGAGAACGTGGGCCTGCCTTTCCTGGTCAGTGTCCCAGAGTCTCGACTCTCATATTCCCGGCTCGTCCAGCTTCTAGAGGGTTATTCCAG GTTTTCAGTCAACGTGTTCCAGCCTCCTTTCCAGTCAGGCAGAACATCCCCTGAAACATCACAGTCCCGAGTAGACCTCCCTCCAGTGCCAGCAGGCTCCCCTGACGGTCCTGGACTGGAGGATGAAGCTGTGGGTGGTAGCAGTACTGTAGGAGCAGGTAACTTGGAGCTGGAGAGCCACGCTTCGCTGCCTGAATCCCAGGCAGAGTATGCTCAGGCCTCAGCCATCCACTCAGGGGACTCGGAGTCCCTCTCCTCTTCCCAGACGTCCCTCTCCACCACACGGACCACAGATTCAGGGTTCTCCGAGTCACTCTCTTCTGCTTCTTGTTGCTTTCTGGACCCTCATGCTGAAAAAGAGACGTCCTGTGAGAAGGCTGTGCGGCCAGAAG CTGCAGTCGCAGGGTATCAGCATCCGTGTGAATCTGCTTCAGGTCATGCTAGTCAGTTCTACATCGCTCTGCTGGATGCAAACAACAAGGAGCAAAGGCTGGATGAGAGAG AAGATGCACTGGCAGATATACCTGACGATGCAACCCTGGAGCTGGTGTGGAAGAACAACGAGCGTCTAAAGGAATATGTGCTGGTGAGCTCCAAGGAACTGGAGTACGAGGAAGACCCGGGTTCTCTGAGTGAGACGGCCAGAGCGGGACACTTCACCCTCGAGCAGTGCCTCAATCTTTTCACCAAGCCAGAAGTGCTGGCACCTGAAGAAGCTTG GTACTGTCCAAAGTGCCAGCAGCACCGTGAGGCCTCCaagcaactgttgctgtggCGTTTGCCCAACGTTTTGATCATTCAGCTCAAACGCTTCTCCTTCAGGAGTTTCATTTGGAGGGATAAGATCAATGACATGGTCGACTTTCCAGTCAG GAATCTAGATCTAAGTAAGTTCTGTATTGGCCAGAAGGATGAGATGCAGCAGCCTCCTATCTATGACTTGTATGCGGTCATCAACCACTATGGAGGAATGATAGGAGGCCACTATACTGCCTACGCTCGCCTGCCAAGTGACAAGAACAGCCAGCGCAGTGATGTTG GCTGGCGTCTATTTGATGACAGCACCGTGACAATGGTGGACGAGAGTCAAGTGGTGACGCGTTACGCTTATGTTCTGTTCTACCGGCGCCGAAACTCCCCAGTGGAGAGGCCGCCACGCTTCCTCAGGCCTGTAGGTGCAGAGTCGCCCACTGCTGCAGGAGCTACTGCCAGCCAG GCCTCTAGCCAGTCGCTATTTGGGACAGATCTGGATGCCGAAGGACCGCCTACGCTGACCCCTGAGGTACCGTCTGACCTCTTTGCCCACTCCGGCGAGTGTGCAGCACCATCCTACGGcaacatggaggaagtggactAA
- the usp19 gene encoding ubiquitin carboxyl-terminal hydrolase 19 isoform X1, whose translation MASSGSSGVAGSEAVGHRGGAQQRGGSSRENGSDLPSSTSKKKQKDRANQESREAKRAAAAAAAAVDGVIAEVKKDVFVDWKQNVNEVTVRLRCGEGVQRIEDINTTFTDTHCNVDFPDGRQWSCQLQEEIEASCSKVQYKEKGGFLHLIMHKKIPFHIWPSLKSNKKKEAVSIETKPDMKPVALESSEKTPHLQPQPPSSPAHSESRRGVSKSCVKRSLKTKLTGEKATTDSAGVKSTAGDGSTTSSKPVTVTKAEQPHQEPSAKRTVVRLPKTSKDAASADLPSVMSTAANGKSTCAHLPAGRSPQTERKSGDNRSETRGSGQKQGAEAAASTLTNRTQLAEKQNQSSDQSGATTHVSVSQPAAPVSTSDCVKPVAFNNEMNSTSPQRLGDRTDSEPAGKPVEQESEQDPLICQQLGDMEVVPVEAMGMPAKQSQPPGVAQTKSSCDDEEKRDQSKEEPLLEMKQLDAPEPMVNLQYVKNDSYEKGTDLMVVNVYLKGICRDTARVIFREQDFTLIFQTSDVSFLRLHSDCGPNTVFKWQVKLRNLIQPELCSYAFTPSRLDITLKKRHSQRWGGLEAQATQGAVGGAKVAVPSSPACMEKSQPGSSQHNLPAKEEPPRVGEEKPKAPTRVEDGGLDSVAPRTVSEHVAITKPEPTVTMPKPTCMVQPMTHAPPASSERHEEEEEKKVCLPGFTGLVNLGNTCFMNSVIQSLSNTRELRDYFHDRAFEAEINCTNPLGTGGRLAISFAVLLRALWKGTHHAFQPSKLKAIVASKASQFTGYAQHDAQEFMAFLLDGLHEDLNRIQNKPYTETVDSDGRLDEVVAEEAWQRHKMRNDSFIVDLFQGQFKSKLVCPTCSKVSITFDPFLYLPVPLPQKQKVLSVFYFAKEPHKKPIKFLVSVSKESSSTAEVLESISRSVRVKPENLRLAEVGKNRFQRMFLPTHSLDTVSSSDMLFCFEVLSKDLAKERVVLFKVQQKLQVPNIPISKCAACLKPPVSEEDKLKRCTRCYRVGYCNQVCQRTHWPNHKSLCRPNTENVGLPFLVSVPESRLSYSRLVQLLEGYSRFSVNVFQPPFQSGRTSPETSQSRVDLPPVPAGSPDGPGLEDEAVGGSSTVGAGNLELESHASLPESQAEYAQASAIHSGDSESLSSSQTSLSTTRTTDSGFSESLSSASCCFLDPHAEKETSCEKAVRPEAAVAGYQHPCESASGHASQFYIALLDANNKEQRLDEREDALADIPDDATLELVWKNNERLKEYVLVSSKELEYEEDPGSLSETARAGHFTLEQCLNLFTKPEVLAPEEAWYCPKCQQHREASKQLLLWRLPNVLIIQLKRFSFRSFIWRDKINDMVDFPVRNLDLSKFCIGQKDEMQQPPIYDLYAVINHYGGMIGGHYTAYARLPSDKNSQRSDVGWRLFDDSTVTMVDESQVVTRYAYVLFYRRRNSPVERPPRFLRPVGAESPTAAGATASQASLIWRELEEEDDGLDEGPRGLFLSALRRHRTQRNRDEEEEDGAEQSVQQHRRQRMLDYPDDDCVRYFVLGTLTAVLALFVNLVYPLLYKATWS comes from the exons aTGTGTTTGTGGACTGGAAGCAGAATGTCAACGAAGTGACTGTCAGGCTGCGCTGTGGCGAGGGGGTGCAGAGGATAGAGGACATAAACAccaccttcacagacacacactgcaaTGTGGATTTCCCAG ATGGACGGCAATGGAGCTGCCAGCTGCAGGAGGAAATCGAGGCCTCATGTAGCAAAGTCCAGTATAAGGAAAAGGGAGGCTTCCTCCATCTCATCATGCACAAAAAGATTCCTTTCCACATCTGGCCTTCTCTAAAG TCAAATAAAAAGAAGGAGGCAGTATCCATAGAGACCAAACCAGACATGAAGCCCGTTGCCTTGGAGTCATCAGAGAAAACTCCACATCTCCAGCCCCAGCCTCCCTCGTCACCTGCACACAGCGAGTCAAGACGCGGTGTTAGCAAATCATGTGTCAAACGCAGCCTGAAAACTAAACTGACGGGTGAAAAGGCCACTACGGACTCTGCAGGTGTTAAAAGCACAGCTGGAGATGgctccaccaccagcagcaaGCCTGTTACCGTCACGAAAGCAGAGCAACCGCATCAGGAACCTAGTGCCAAACGCACAGTTGTACGGCTGCCTAAGACCTCTAAGGACGCTGCATCAGCCGACCTGCCATCTGTGATGTCTACAGCAGCTAACGGGAAATCCACCTGTGCCCACCTGCCCGCTGGTCGGAGCCCACAGACGGAACGGAAAAGTGGAGACAACAGATCTGAGACTCGTGGCAGCGGACAGAAACAGGGAGCAGAAGCAGCTGCTTCCACCCTTACCAACAGAACTCAG ttgGCTGAGAAGCAAAACCAGTCATCAGACCAGTCTGGTGCAACAACACATGTCAGTGTGAGCCAGCCAGCAGCTCCTGTTAGCACCAGTGACTGTGTTAAACCTGTCGCCTTCAACAACGAAATGAATTCGACTTCTCCCCAAAGGCTGGGAGACAGAACAGACTCTGAGCCAGCTGGAAAACCTGTTGAGCAGGAATCAGAGCAGGATCCTCTGATTTGTCAGCAGCTTGGAGATATGGAAGTGGTACCAGTAGAGGCGATGGGAATGCCAGCCAAGCAAAGCCAGCCCCCAGGTGTTGCCCAAACGAAGAGCAGCTGTGACGATGAGGAGAAGCGGGACCAGTCGAAGGAGGAGCCGCTACTGGAAATGAAGCAACTGGATG CCCCAGAGCCCATGGTAAACCTGCAGTATGTGAAGAATGATTCATATGAGAAGGGCACAGACTTGATGGTAGTCAATGTTTACCTGAAGGGGATCTGCAGGGATACAGCCAGAGTCATCTTCAGGGAACAGGACTTCACCCTCATCTTCCAGACAAG TGATGTCAGCTTTCTGCGGCTTCATTCAGATTGTGGACCGAACACAGTCTTCAAGTGGCAAGTCAAACTCAG GAATCTGATCCAGCCTGAGTTGTGCAGCTACGCCTTCACTCCCTCCCGTCTGGACATCACTCTGAAGAAGAGGCACAGCCAACGCTGGGGGGGCCTGGAGGCCCAAGCCACACAAG GTGCAGTGGGTGGCGCTAAGGTCGCTGTGCCCTCCAGCCCTGCCTGCATGGAGAAGAGCCAGCCAGGCAGCAGTCAGCACAACCTCCCAGCCAAGGAGGAGCCTCCGCGGGTTGGGGAAGAAAAACCCAAGGCCCCAACCAGAGTGGAAGATGGGGGTTTGGACTCTGTGGCTCCACGCACAGTCTCTGAGCACGTTGCTATTACCAAGCCAGAGCCTACTGTTACCATG CCTAAGCCTACCTGCATGGTGCAGCCCATGACCCACGCACCTCCGGCCAGCAGCGAGCGccatgaggaagaggaagagaagaaggtGTGCTTGCCTGGTTTTACAGGGTTGGTCAACCTCGGAAACACCTGCTTCATGAACAGCGTCATTCAGTCCCTGTCCAACACCAGAGAACTCAGGGATTACTTTCATG ACCGAGCCTTTGAGGCAGAAATCAACTGCACTAATCCACTGGGAACAGGAGGCAGGCTAGCCATcagctttgctgtgctgctcaggGCTCTTTGGAAAGGAACGCACCACGCCTTCCAGCCCTCAAAACTCAAG GCAATTGTGGCAAGTAAAGCAAGTCAGTTTACTGGTTACGCCCAGCACGATGCCCAGGAGTTCATGGCATTCCTGCTGGACGGACTCCACGAGGACTTGAACCGCATCCAGAACAAACCTTACACAGAAACGGTCGACTCTGACGGGCGGCTAGACGAA GTGGTGGCAGAGGAAGCATGGCAGAGGCACAAGATGCGGAATGACTCCTTTATAGTAGATCTGTTTCAGGGTCAGTTCAAGTCCAAACTGGTGTGTCCCACATGCTCTAAG GTATCTATCACCTTTGACCCCTTCCTCTACCTGCCCGTGCCGTTGCCACAGAAACAAAAGGTGCTCTCAGTTTTCTACTTCGCTAAGGAACCTCATAAAAAACCCATCAAG TTTTTAGTGAGTGTAAGCAAGGAGAGCTCCAGTACTGCTGAAGTCCTGGAATCTATCTCTAGAAGTGTGAGGGTCAAACCCGAGAACCTCAGACTGGCCGAG GTGGGAAAGAACCGCTTCCAGCGAATGTTCCTGCCTACCCACTCCCTGGACACAGTGTCCTCCTCTGACATGTTATTCTGTTTTGAGGTGCTTTCCAAAGACCTGGCCAAAGAGAGAGTGGTATTGTTCAAAGTGCAGCAG AAACTTCAGGTCCCCAATATCCCCATCTCCAAATGTGCTGCCTGCCTGAAGCCTCCGGTGTCTGAAGAAGACAAACTGAAGCGTTGCACTCGCTGCTATCGCGTTGGCTACTGCAATCA AGTGTGTCAGAGAACCCACTGGCCCAACCACAAAAGTCTGTGTCGACCCAACACAGAGAACGTGGGCCTGCCTTTCCTGGTCAGTGTCCCAGAGTCTCGACTCTCATATTCCCGGCTCGTCCAGCTTCTAGAGGGTTATTCCAG GTTTTCAGTCAACGTGTTCCAGCCTCCTTTCCAGTCAGGCAGAACATCCCCTGAAACATCACAGTCCCGAGTAGACCTCCCTCCAGTGCCAGCAGGCTCCCCTGACGGTCCTGGACTGGAGGATGAAGCTGTGGGTGGTAGCAGTACTGTAGGAGCAGGTAACTTGGAGCTGGAGAGCCACGCTTCGCTGCCTGAATCCCAGGCAGAGTATGCTCAGGCCTCAGCCATCCACTCAGGGGACTCGGAGTCCCTCTCCTCTTCCCAGACGTCCCTCTCCACCACACGGACCACAGATTCAGGGTTCTCCGAGTCACTCTCTTCTGCTTCTTGTTGCTTTCTGGACCCTCATGCTGAAAAAGAGACGTCCTGTGAGAAGGCTGTGCGGCCAGAAG CTGCAGTCGCAGGGTATCAGCATCCGTGTGAATCTGCTTCAGGTCATGCTAGTCAGTTCTACATCGCTCTGCTGGATGCAAACAACAAGGAGCAAAGGCTGGATGAGAGAG AAGATGCACTGGCAGATATACCTGACGATGCAACCCTGGAGCTGGTGTGGAAGAACAACGAGCGTCTAAAGGAATATGTGCTGGTGAGCTCCAAGGAACTGGAGTACGAGGAAGACCCGGGTTCTCTGAGTGAGACGGCCAGAGCGGGACACTTCACCCTCGAGCAGTGCCTCAATCTTTTCACCAAGCCAGAAGTGCTGGCACCTGAAGAAGCTTG GTACTGTCCAAAGTGCCAGCAGCACCGTGAGGCCTCCaagcaactgttgctgtggCGTTTGCCCAACGTTTTGATCATTCAGCTCAAACGCTTCTCCTTCAGGAGTTTCATTTGGAGGGATAAGATCAATGACATGGTCGACTTTCCAGTCAG GAATCTAGATCTAAGTAAGTTCTGTATTGGCCAGAAGGATGAGATGCAGCAGCCTCCTATCTATGACTTGTATGCGGTCATCAACCACTATGGAGGAATGATAGGAGGCCACTATACTGCCTACGCTCGCCTGCCAAGTGACAAGAACAGCCAGCGCAGTGATGTTG GCTGGCGTCTATTTGATGACAGCACCGTGACAATGGTGGACGAGAGTCAAGTGGTGACGCGTTACGCTTATGTTCTGTTCTACCGGCGCCGAAACTCCCCAGTGGAGAGGCCGCCACGCTTCCTCAGGCCTGTAGGTGCAGAGTCGCCCACTGCTGCAGGAGCTACTGCCAGCCAG GCCTCTCTAATATGGCGGGAACTGGAGGAGGAAGACGACGGGCTCGACGAAGGGCCCCGTGGACTGTTCCTCTCTGCGCTGCGGCGACACcgaacacagagaaacagagacgaggaagaggaagatggaGCCGAACAGTCGGTGCAGCAGCACCGCAGGCAGAGGATGTTGGACTATCCCGACGACGACTGCGTACGATACTTTGTTCTGGGCACGCTCACTGCAGTGCTCGCTCTGTTTGTCAATTTGGTCTACCCTCTTCTTTACAAAGCCACCTGGAGCTGA